From a single Streptomyces liliifuscus genomic region:
- a CDS encoding pentapeptide repeat-containing protein — protein sequence MQDETGTAAPAPTELKADCTQCFGLCCVALPFSASADFAIDKAAGTPCRNLRTDNRCGIHTELRQRGFNGCTVYDCFGAGQKVSQVTFQGADWRSGSGERARLMFDVFPVVRRLHELLRYLTEALDLPAARPIHPELRRELDRTEALTRRAPEELAELDVSSIRQDVNVLLLRASELARAGLGRGRKKERRGADLMGARLKGADLRGANLRGAYLIAADLTGADLRSADLIGADLRDTDLTDADLTDALFLTQPQVNAAKGSPGTRLPASVTRPGHWTP from the coding sequence ATGCAAGATGAAACCGGCACCGCGGCACCCGCCCCCACCGAACTGAAGGCGGACTGCACCCAGTGCTTCGGGCTGTGCTGTGTGGCGCTGCCCTTCTCCGCATCGGCGGACTTCGCGATCGACAAGGCGGCCGGAACCCCCTGCCGGAACCTCCGTACGGACAACCGCTGCGGCATCCACACGGAGCTGCGGCAGCGCGGCTTCAACGGCTGCACGGTCTACGACTGCTTCGGCGCGGGCCAGAAGGTCTCGCAGGTCACCTTCCAGGGCGCGGACTGGCGCTCGGGCTCCGGGGAGCGGGCCCGGCTCATGTTCGACGTGTTCCCGGTCGTACGCCGGCTCCACGAGCTTCTCCGGTACCTCACCGAGGCGTTGGACCTGCCCGCCGCCCGCCCGATCCACCCCGAACTGCGACGAGAGCTCGACAGGACCGAGGCGCTCACCCGCCGGGCCCCGGAAGAGCTCGCCGAGCTGGACGTGTCGTCGATCCGCCAGGACGTCAACGTCCTGCTGCTGCGCGCGAGCGAGCTGGCGCGTGCCGGCCTCGGCCGGGGCAGGAAGAAGGAGCGCCGGGGCGCCGACCTCATGGGCGCCCGGCTCAAGGGCGCCGACCTGAGAGGCGCCAACCTCCGCGGCGCGTACCTGATCGCCGCCGACCTGACGGGCGCCGATCTGCGGAGCGCGGACCTGATCGGCGCAGACCTGCGCGACACCGATCTCACGGACGCCGACCTGACCGACGCGCTCTTCCTCACCCAGCCGCAGGTCAACGCGGCGAAGGGCAGTCCCGGTACCAGGCTTCCGGCGTCAGTCACCCGCCCCGGTCACTGGACACCGTGA
- a CDS encoding DUF5999 family protein — MCTHWPTCPTADSSDHHDAVIVSAHPEQGWNLLCNGTIVFDDTGELLPDGRIVGPLRTMREPVAA; from the coding sequence ATGTGCACCCACTGGCCCACGTGCCCCACCGCCGACAGCTCCGACCACCACGACGCGGTCATCGTGTCCGCCCATCCGGAACAGGGCTGGAACCTGCTGTGCAACGGCACCATCGTCTTCGACGACACCGGCGAACTCCTGCCGGACGGACGGATCGTGGGCCCGCTGCGCACGATGCGCGAGCCGGTGGCCGCCTGA